CTATTCGGCGATGACGACAACGACGACGGGAAACCTGCGTCCGGCAGCTCAGCTGTGGGTGAGTCCCccgccaaaaacaaaaataaaacgccGTTTAACAGGCTTACACTAAAAAAATAGAGCAAGCAATTTGTTTAAACCATTTGCTTACCCATTATGATTTTCGTTAACCATATTGGTTAATCTCTAAAAGACTCTACTCacatttctttgtttttaaaaatcacaGTAATTACATGCACTTCATTTATAAAAAGCGATTTAGTTATCACTATAATTACCAagtaattttattatcttaAAGATTTGTACATGTTACATCACTTTTATGTTAACTTAAATCCTTCAGgttgataattttttaatagctCAAAACTGACATAACAGTTGGACATCCAATTGCTCTTATAATTTCTATGATGTAATTGAAATGTCAACGTTACAAACTCGGACCGTTATTACCCGTAAACGAGATTAAGACCTCTTTTTTCTCTTTGTGTACACCGCAATTAGTGTGGTCATTCAAAATCAGCTCAGTGCGTGTCTCATCTAGGCTGATTGCATCTGCCCCTCGAATGATTAGCGGCTTTTCTAATCGAATCCGATTTCCCAGCGCCCTACTCACCTAGGCTCACTTTCGTTTTCAATGAAACCCGAAGCGGCCAAGCAAACAGCAAAAAGCCGCTAAGAGGTGTTAACACCGAGGAGCTGAGAAAAAATCAAAGTCAAGCCAGAGATGTgatatatgtgtgtatatgCCGGACGACGATTGTAATTTCACTTTCCGCATCTTTTCTAGAGCCGCTCagtttgtttattaaataagacAGCTCATCTCCAAACGatgagaaaatattttttgccgGTTTTTTTGCCATCGTTTCTTTGCGAATTGTTTTATTGGACTTTCGCATAGCTAAGCGTTCAGCTCTGTTTATTGATGAAATTATGGCAGTCGAGGGAGATAAACCCAGTGGAATTTCATTTGGGCAGTGGCGCCACTGACACTTTCAGAATTAATGGATATTTTGATGGACTTCACCTGAATGATTTTTTGAGATTAAgtagttaattaaaatattaaatttatttaaatttatacaaaaatatttttgtttaaaataaaggAGATTTTAAGTGCTTGATTTTTGTAAAGCAGGaacaaaaattattgtaaTTGTAAACTCTTAAAGTAAGATAAATAGTATCGCTGCTTcatcttatatatttcttattgatttataattatttcctAATTCTAATACTATTTCTCTTCCAGAGGGACGTACCTTCGGCAAGATCCGTCGCCTGCAGATGGCTTTGATCCCGATTATCTTCAAGTTTGGCGTTCTATCGGCCATGGTCGCCTTCCTGGTTGCCATTGGCATGAAGTCCCTGTTCCTGCTCAAGGTGCTGGTGGTGATGAATGCCATTGCCATTCTGGGCAAGTTCATCACCCTGAAGTCGAGTCTGTTTGGACAGTACGAGAACACGGCGCCGTCGTTCAACTACCCAGGCTGGAATCCCCATGCCAAGGAGTCGTGGGGCACCACCGGATATAGTGCACACGGCAGCGCACATCCGCCCAGCAAGGAGATCCACCTGCACATCCACGGCAACGCCCAGACCCAGGCTCAGCTGGCGGGTCAGGGCTACCAGTATGAGTCGCAGTCAGGTGGTTGGGCCAGCCGATCGGATCCCTATGGAGCCTATGCACCCACTGGTCAGTTCACGGATAGCCAGCCGGTGGGAGCTGTGGCCGGCGAGGTGCCCAACAACACGGACCCCATGTCGCTGCTGCCCACGAAGTACCGGGCGAGACGCCTCATCCGCTGAGCCAGAGCTGTGCCCCACCCATGATGGGAGTTCCACATGGAAGTCAAGGACCACCGCGTTTAATTAGCTAGCACACATTTAGTCAGCGACTTTACGAGGACGCAGCTTTACGTACACCTAAAACTATAGTTAGTAACAAAAACCTAgtgcttaattaaattatttgcccCCAAGTAGACCTAAAATGAATGATACGTTGTaataaatagtaataataCGTATGTAAAAGATGTGTGCCACCGTTTGTTTGAGCTCGCCGAAACAATTACCCCTAAAGAGCCAGAAGATCGTGATTGATGGGTCGGCGAAGAAAGTCCATTGGTTCGGTTCGTTTTCGGCTGAGCTTTCTGGGGGTCTGTGATTAATTGGGCATTTGACGGGACTGCCACCGCGGAGATCACTTTGGCCACATCATGGGGCGTGTGCTGCGTCTAATCATCGGCTTTATCGCGAACATTGAAATGGAAGTACAAGTCATGACTTGACATTGCGGATTTCATCGACATGGTTTTGCCCGTTTTTTCGGTAGCTCGGAGGATTTATAATATATTCCCAAAGCCAAGCCAGACGTATCCAATTATGCTCAATTATTATGGAGTGCATAAGCCGATTTGTTTATTAGCAACTAACCAGAAGGGGCTCAACCTCATCATATTTCCATTTCGCTTCATTTActtcaaatatttgcacaaagtGAAAGATTGGCTGGTTTAATAAGGCTAGAAATGGTTGAGGTTGAGTAATTGCTGGGCGGCTCTTAGTGGATAAAGATATTATATGGGTTGGCTTGGGTGATGATTGATGGATTAGAGCTGCGACCTGTAAAAGGTGTTGGCAGTAATAGGGGTTCATTGAACACTGttgaacaactgaaagttacCGCTGAATAATCTTCTttaattgaaacatttttaatgtccATAGAATAATAAGATGTAGTATATTTACTCTTTTTAGAATTACAATCATTGAGTACTTTCTCGaagattatttaatttaataacattttatattagcttaaattaaaatacaattttcaaaaacctCACCCatctttacaaaaaaaatggatttaataagctagcatttttttgtaagaattaatattagttattaaaaatatctacCGCTGCCAGAtagtgtaaaatatttatattttctaataatAATCATTGGTTTGTGTCCTTGCTACCACCGTACAATTTCAAAAGACCCGAAAAGTAGGCACCACATTTTTCTCCCAAACTACCCCAAGTTTGTGCCCTAAGTCTTTTGATTCACCATCATTAAAAAGCACTGAAAAGCTCAACACGCTCCACAGGTGGTATgatgaatattaatattagcaAGGACCTGTTAATAAGCCCACATGGAAAGTGAAACCAGAAGCACTTGACAAGCAATTAAGCACTTTTA
This window of the Drosophila biarmipes strain raj3 chromosome 3L, RU_DBia_V1.1, whole genome shotgun sequence genome carries:
- the LOC108035584 gene encoding uncharacterized protein LOC108035584, which translates into the protein MFLTKSSSARHSLLWLLLAFCCLSTALGAKITKKVEKTSEKPEAEAAASPIEEENADDDEDENEDDEEEADEQEAADAADAADKEAASSSNKNPNAVQAATDPTDLSVWGVVRTLWGWLRSDLGESLFGDDDNDDGKPASGSSAVEGRTFGKIRRLQMALIPIIFKFGVLSAMVAFLVAIGMKSLFLLKVLVVMNAIAILGKFITLKSSLFGQYENTAPSFNYPGWNPHAKESWGTTGYSAHGSAHPPSKEIHLHIHGNAQTQAQLAGQGYQYESQSGGWASRSDPYGAYAPTGQFTDSQPVGAVAGEVPNNTDPMSLLPTKYRARRLIR